In Paludisphaera rhizosphaerae, one DNA window encodes the following:
- a CDS encoding tape measure protein, which translates to MAQKTVSVRFTTKDSEVVKRALNDLGAQGQKALQRLEDATNGPSKGLKAIDAASRAVQDQFRQMARQAAGAFAVREVVRAVDGYGLLQAKIKLTTETAAEYEFAQKRLYELAQRNRNSLDATVTLYTRLATSSRELGRSQSDMLQVVDTLQKAIRIGGSTSVEAAAGVIQLSQALASGRLQGDEFRSVMENMTRVAQAIAKGMGVTVEQLRELSKQGKLTSQQVVDALLSQGEAIRNEFGTLPKTVAESFTQLTNSLQRAGGEFGPLNALIRGAGVYLTTLAEQVDYLTGAYQRLFGLLQGFSDRDLVALVGEKTLESKELERFIAQAEAQAASGPYGGPGAGPAREKLDQVRAEIAKAQAELDRRAAAFRNSLETPPKPPGGGGAGGDGSGAGGSAAGKARTRDYEDYLDAQQRELDQVRRLADAQSRSAQEYERVKGLIEAENEVLQVKNALARGETRLTEEQEARLMDLARARAAEQRALDAAVESQRRAEQERRRAIEKAREDAERPFIQAGERIQDAFADAFENIFSGGVDSFSDLGDAIRKIMLRTAAEVAAAMVFRPVIGGVLGGIVPGLGAVAGGGGGAGGGYQAPSSSGVGAIASNLGGLSSAYNFLTGASGANLGGLFAKASMSSGIGSPTTAQLLGQYFTPAAGLAGFGGNYLANALFGQRGIGATVGGTLGGIGGTVLGGLAGAGAFGTTLGTLLGSWGGPVGALAGSFLGNAVGGLFGGGGVKHPAASFEGYTDASGALGGLSYLSKHMGTEGVQSMAEQVGAMLQLVSAFSGASLAGRQLIGVLTQSGGSRLSLDGRDYAFDRGDESSYAEALRRLSYDAAKSAGVLDGPLVDALEAVRTQGRTAAEVIQAVADRLEYVAGLQAFKDQLNLDPNLSTADPEAIFRSVRDAAASTYDKAFQGDATARAQVQQASTDYLNAAIGYYGRGTPGYDEANRTVQAYLDLLIGLAPRGYADGGVASGTVLVGERGPELLTLGRPSRVYSNDETRRMLRAAGGDDSLAREFRAYRSQSASETTQLREGLAALAAEFRTMGALLRRAASA; encoded by the coding sequence ATGGCCCAGAAGACCGTCAGCGTCCGCTTCACCACCAAGGACTCCGAGGTCGTCAAGCGCGCCCTCAACGACCTGGGGGCGCAGGGGCAGAAGGCGCTCCAGCGGCTGGAGGACGCGACGAACGGGCCGAGCAAGGGCCTGAAGGCGATCGACGCCGCCTCCCGCGCGGTGCAGGACCAGTTCCGGCAGATGGCCCGCCAGGCCGCCGGGGCGTTCGCCGTCCGCGAGGTGGTCCGCGCCGTGGACGGCTACGGCCTGCTGCAGGCCAAGATCAAGCTGACGACCGAGACCGCGGCCGAGTACGAGTTCGCGCAGAAACGCCTCTACGAGCTGGCGCAGCGCAACCGCAACAGCCTGGACGCCACCGTCACCCTCTACACCCGCCTGGCGACGTCCTCGCGCGAGCTGGGCCGGTCGCAGTCCGACATGCTGCAGGTCGTCGACACGCTCCAGAAGGCGATCCGCATCGGCGGCTCGACCAGCGTGGAGGCGGCGGCCGGCGTGATCCAGCTGTCGCAGGCCCTGGCCTCGGGCCGCCTGCAGGGGGACGAGTTCCGCTCCGTGATGGAGAACATGACCCGCGTCGCCCAGGCGATCGCCAAGGGGATGGGCGTGACCGTGGAGCAGCTGCGCGAGCTGTCCAAGCAAGGGAAGCTGACGTCGCAGCAGGTCGTGGACGCGCTGCTGTCGCAGGGCGAGGCGATCCGCAACGAGTTCGGCACGCTGCCCAAGACGGTCGCCGAGAGCTTCACGCAGCTGACGAATTCGCTGCAGCGCGCCGGCGGGGAGTTCGGCCCCCTGAACGCCCTGATCCGGGGCGCGGGCGTCTACCTGACCACGCTGGCCGAGCAGGTCGACTACCTCACCGGGGCGTATCAGCGGCTGTTCGGGCTGCTGCAGGGCTTCTCCGACCGCGACCTCGTGGCGCTGGTGGGGGAGAAGACGCTGGAGAGCAAGGAATTGGAACGCTTCATCGCCCAGGCCGAGGCGCAGGCCGCCTCCGGCCCGTACGGCGGTCCGGGCGCGGGCCCCGCGCGCGAGAAGCTCGATCAGGTCCGGGCGGAGATCGCGAAGGCGCAGGCCGAGCTGGACCGCAGGGCGGCCGCGTTCCGCAATTCGCTGGAAACTCCCCCCAAGCCCCCCGGCGGCGGGGGCGCGGGCGGGGACGGTTCCGGCGCGGGCGGCTCCGCCGCGGGCAAGGCGCGCACGCGGGATTACGAGGACTACCTGGACGCGCAGCAGCGCGAGCTGGACCAGGTGCGCCGGCTGGCGGACGCGCAGTCCCGCTCGGCGCAGGAATACGAGCGGGTGAAGGGGCTGATCGAGGCCGAGAACGAGGTCCTGCAGGTCAAGAACGCCCTCGCCCGCGGCGAGACCCGGCTGACGGAGGAGCAGGAGGCCCGGCTGATGGACCTGGCCCGGGCGCGGGCGGCCGAGCAGCGGGCGCTGGACGCCGCCGTGGAGTCGCAGCGCAGGGCCGAGCAGGAGCGCCGGCGGGCGATCGAGAAGGCCCGCGAGGACGCCGAGCGCCCCTTCATCCAGGCGGGCGAGCGCATCCAGGACGCGTTCGCCGACGCGTTCGAGAACATCTTCAGCGGCGGCGTCGACTCGTTCTCCGACCTGGGCGACGCGATCCGGAAGATCATGCTGCGCACGGCCGCGGAGGTCGCGGCGGCGATGGTGTTCCGCCCCGTGATCGGCGGCGTGCTGGGCGGGATCGTCCCCGGCCTCGGCGCCGTCGCGGGCGGCGGCGGGGGCGCGGGCGGCGGCTACCAGGCCCCGTCGAGTTCCGGCGTCGGCGCGATCGCCTCGAACCTCGGCGGCCTCTCCTCGGCCTACAACTTCCTCACCGGCGCCTCGGGCGCGAACCTGGGCGGCCTGTTCGCCAAGGCATCCATGTCCTCCGGCATCGGCAGCCCGACGACGGCGCAGCTGCTCGGCCAGTATTTCACCCCCGCCGCCGGCCTCGCCGGCTTCGGCGGCAACTACCTGGCGAACGCCCTGTTCGGCCAGCGCGGGATCGGCGCGACGGTCGGCGGGACGCTGGGCGGGATCGGCGGCACGGTCCTGGGCGGCCTGGCGGGCGCGGGCGCGTTCGGGACGACGCTGGGGACGCTGCTCGGCTCCTGGGGCGGCCCCGTCGGGGCGCTGGCCGGCTCGTTCCTGGGCAACGCCGTGGGCGGCCTGTTCGGCGGCGGCGGCGTGAAGCACCCCGCGGCCAGCTTCGAGGGCTACACCGACGCCTCCGGCGCGCTGGGCGGCCTCTCCTACCTCTCCAAGCACATGGGGACGGAGGGGGTCCAGTCGATGGCGGAGCAGGTCGGCGCGATGCTGCAACTCGTCTCCGCATTCTCGGGCGCGTCGCTCGCGGGCCGCCAGCTCATCGGCGTCCTCACCCAGTCCGGCGGCAGCCGCCTCTCCCTCGACGGGCGGGACTACGCGTTCGACCGGGGCGACGAAAGCTCCTACGCCGAGGCGCTGCGCCGCCTCTCCTACGACGCGGCGAAGTCGGCCGGCGTCCTGGACGGGCCGCTCGTCGACGCGCTGGAGGCCGTCCGCACCCAGGGCCGGACCGCCGCCGAGGTCATCCAGGCCGTGGCCGACCGGCTCGAATACGTGGCGGGCCTGCAGGCGTTCAAGGACCAGCTGAACCTCGACCCGAACCTGAGCACGGCCGACCCCGAGGCGATCTTCCGCTCGGTCCGCGACGCGGCCGCGTCGACCTACGACAAGGCCTTCCAGGGGGACGCGACGGCGCGGGCGCAGGTGCAGCAGGCCTCGACCGACTATTTGAACGCCGCGATCGGCTATTACGGCCGGGGCACGCCCGGCTACGACGAGGCCAACCGCACGGTCCAGGCCTACCTCGACCTGCTCATCGGCCTCGCGCCGCGGGGCTACGCCGACGGCGGCGTGGCGTCGGGCACCGTCCTCGTGGGCGAGCGCGGGCCCGAGCTGCTCACGCTGGGCCGCCCCTCGCGGGTCTACAGCAACGACGAGACGCGGCGCATGCTCCGGGCCGCCGGGGGCGACGACTCGCTGGCGCGGGAGTTCCGGGCGTATCGGAGCCAGTCCGCGTCCGAGACGACGCAATTGCGCGAGGGGCTGGCCGCCCTCGCCGCCGAATTCCGCACGATGGGCGCGCTGCTGCGCCGGGCGGCCTCCGCATGA
- a CDS encoding DUF6441 family protein encodes MFRAAIEGNLEEHMKRERNDGGWATKSAVRVASNGLKRQIRAQTVKAGLDRDARPGKSVSKTWQSQVYPARRVGSFRAASTVYSKWPRAIAAFEDGAIISGRNGARWLAVPTPAVGRKGNRRLRPGDFRGALDFVPTRKPGVALLVLHSKWGKSQVMFLLYRQVHIRKRLEFGRLAANWEARLPELIVSEWDKRDRRNAAATE; translated from the coding sequence ATGTTCAGGGCGGCGATCGAAGGAAACCTTGAGGAGCACATGAAGCGCGAGCGGAACGACGGCGGCTGGGCGACCAAGTCCGCCGTGCGCGTCGCGTCCAACGGCCTGAAGCGCCAGATCCGCGCCCAGACCGTGAAGGCCGGGCTCGACCGCGACGCGAGGCCCGGCAAGAGCGTCTCCAAGACCTGGCAGTCGCAGGTCTACCCGGCCCGCCGCGTCGGCAGCTTCCGCGCCGCCTCCACCGTCTACAGCAAGTGGCCCAGGGCGATCGCCGCCTTCGAGGACGGCGCGATCATCTCCGGCCGCAACGGCGCCCGCTGGCTGGCCGTCCCGACCCCCGCCGTGGGCCGCAAGGGGAACCGCCGCCTCCGCCCCGGCGACTTCCGCGGCGCGCTCGATTTCGTCCCCACGCGCAAGCCGGGAGTGGCCCTGCTGGTCCTGCACTCGAAATGGGGCAAGTCGCAGGTGATGTTCCTCCTCTATCGCCAGGTGCATATCCGCAAGCGGCTCGAATTCGGCCGCCTGGCCGCGAACTGGGAGGCCCGCCTGCCCGAACTGATCGTCTCCGAGTGGGACAAGCGCGACCGCCGCAACGCGGCGGCGACGGAGTAG
- a CDS encoding head-tail joining protein has translation MTAFAAALSALFADPNLGVDATFTPHAGGPSVPLRAVRVAERVDAGFALGQTGASAPALRFDAPRADLPARPTRGDVLHVGLESYKVTKAEPDEENLAWRLYVERGA, from the coding sequence ATGACCGCGTTCGCCGCCGCGCTCTCCGCGCTCTTCGCCGACCCCAACCTGGGCGTGGACGCGACGTTCACGCCCCACGCGGGCGGGCCGTCCGTCCCCCTGCGGGCGGTCCGCGTCGCGGAGCGCGTGGACGCGGGGTTCGCCCTGGGCCAGACCGGCGCGAGCGCCCCGGCCCTGCGGTTCGACGCGCCGCGCGCCGACCTGCCCGCCCGGCCGACGCGGGGCGACGTCCTGCACGTCGGCCTGGAGAGCTACAAGGTCACCAAGGCCGAGCCGGACGAGGAGAACCTCGCCTGGCGGCTCTACGTTGAGCGGGGGGCCTGA
- a CDS encoding DUF2190 family protein, which yields MASTFIQPGETITLAAPYAVESGEGLLVGSIFGVAQGKAGNGAAVEASTVGVWDLKKAASQAWTVGALVYWDNSAKACTTTSSGNKLIGAAVLAVGSGAGETIGRVRLNGSFTS from the coding sequence ATGGCATCCACTTTCATCCAACCCGGCGAGACGATCACCCTCGCCGCCCCCTACGCGGTCGAATCGGGCGAGGGCCTGCTGGTCGGCTCGATCTTCGGCGTCGCCCAGGGCAAGGCCGGCAACGGCGCCGCGGTCGAGGCCTCGACGGTCGGCGTCTGGGACCTGAAGAAGGCCGCCTCGCAGGCCTGGACGGTCGGCGCGCTGGTCTACTGGGACAACTCCGCCAAGGCCTGCACCACCACGTCGAGCGGCAACAAGCTGATCGGCGCGGCCGTGCTGGCCGTGGGGAGCGGCGCGGGCGAGACGATCGGCCGCGTCCGCCTCAACGGCTCCTTCACGTCGTAG
- a CDS encoding prohead protease/major capsid protein fusion protein encodes MPNPNQTIDLPMQHIEARVLRAEARDGAEAPRNRFKVVFTTGAKVRRYDWRSGKSYDEELETGGNAVRLSRLNAGASVLNAHSSHDLDDVIGAVVPGTARMRNGEGECEVIIDDGPETAAILRKIEAGIIRHVSMGYIPHEYEKTVRDDGPDQWRATDWEPYEISFVPIPADPGAGRRADERSAYPCRIINLPSTKERAMPQATETANTPEAQPAEGAPTPTRAAPAETPPAAVSSPAPADPADAVKAERHRAAEIVKIGRAAGMAQADVDKLIADGATVDKARERALTLLAEKSDRPGEIRSHVMLGDQEHDKFVRGATDWIVAKAGQQKLVEDHTKAKVEPGESRGLSLFDLARDCAERAGVKTRGMNKMDVAGAAFNLRAAGYQGTSDFPVILETAMHKILLAAYATAPDTWRRFCAVGSVSDFRVHNRYRLGSFGKLDKVNENGEFKNKPIGDATKQGIKAETFGNIIALTRQAIINDDMGAFDRLASQLGRAAKLSIEADVYALLALNSGLGPTMPDGNTLFHASRGNIGTGSALGVAGLDADRVLMASQKDQSGNDYLDIRPSVLAVPIGLGGAAKILNGAQYDPDVTSKFQVPNKVAGLFNDVVDTPRLTGTRRYLFADPSVAPVIEVAFLDGQQEPYLETKEGFRVDGTEWKIRLDYGVGAIDTVGALTNAGA; translated from the coding sequence ATGCCGAATCCGAATCAGACGATTGACCTGCCCATGCAGCACATCGAGGCCCGCGTCCTGCGCGCCGAGGCGCGGGACGGGGCCGAGGCCCCGAGGAACCGCTTCAAGGTGGTGTTCACCACCGGCGCGAAGGTCCGCCGCTACGACTGGCGCAGCGGCAAGTCCTACGACGAGGAGCTGGAGACCGGCGGGAACGCCGTGCGCCTCTCCCGCCTGAACGCCGGCGCGAGCGTGCTCAACGCCCACAGCTCCCACGACCTCGACGACGTGATCGGGGCCGTCGTGCCGGGCACGGCCCGGATGCGCAACGGCGAGGGCGAGTGCGAGGTGATCATCGACGACGGCCCGGAGACGGCCGCGATCCTGCGCAAGATCGAGGCCGGCATCATCCGCCACGTCTCGATGGGGTACATCCCCCACGAGTACGAGAAGACCGTGCGCGACGACGGCCCCGACCAGTGGCGCGCGACCGACTGGGAGCCGTACGAAATCTCCTTCGTCCCCATCCCCGCCGACCCCGGCGCGGGCCGCCGCGCGGACGAACGGAGCGCCTACCCCTGCCGAATCATCAACCTTCCTTCCACGAAAGAGAGAGCCATGCCCCAAGCCACCGAGACCGCCAACACGCCCGAAGCGCAGCCCGCCGAAGGCGCCCCGACCCCGACCCGTGCCGCCCCGGCGGAGACCCCGCCGGCCGCCGTTTCGTCCCCGGCCCCGGCCGACCCCGCCGACGCCGTGAAGGCGGAGCGCCACCGCGCCGCCGAGATCGTCAAGATCGGCCGCGCCGCCGGCATGGCGCAGGCGGACGTGGACAAGCTGATCGCCGACGGCGCGACCGTCGACAAGGCCCGCGAACGCGCCCTGACGCTGCTGGCCGAGAAGTCCGACCGGCCCGGCGAGATTCGCTCCCACGTCATGCTCGGCGACCAGGAGCACGACAAATTCGTGCGCGGCGCGACCGACTGGATCGTCGCCAAGGCCGGCCAGCAGAAGCTGGTCGAGGATCACACCAAGGCCAAGGTCGAGCCGGGCGAGAGCCGCGGCCTCTCCCTCTTCGACCTCGCCCGCGACTGCGCGGAGCGGGCCGGGGTCAAGACCCGCGGCATGAACAAGATGGACGTCGCCGGCGCCGCGTTCAACCTGCGCGCGGCGGGATACCAGGGGACCAGCGACTTCCCCGTCATCCTGGAGACCGCGATGCACAAAATCCTGCTCGCGGCGTACGCGACCGCCCCCGACACCTGGCGCCGCTTCTGCGCCGTCGGCAGCGTCTCCGACTTCCGCGTCCACAACCGCTACCGCCTGGGCAGCTTCGGCAAGCTCGACAAGGTGAACGAGAACGGCGAGTTCAAGAACAAGCCGATCGGCGACGCGACCAAGCAGGGCATCAAGGCGGAGACCTTCGGCAACATCATCGCCCTGACCCGCCAGGCGATCATCAACGACGACATGGGCGCGTTCGACCGGCTGGCGTCCCAGCTCGGCCGCGCGGCGAAGCTGTCCATCGAGGCCGACGTCTACGCCCTGCTGGCGCTCAACTCCGGCCTGGGGCCGACCATGCCCGACGGCAACACGCTGTTCCACGCCAGCCGCGGCAACATCGGGACGGGCTCGGCGCTCGGCGTGGCCGGCCTCGACGCCGACCGCGTGCTCATGGCGTCGCAGAAGGACCAGTCGGGCAACGACTACCTCGACATCCGCCCGTCCGTGCTGGCGGTGCCGATCGGCCTCGGCGGCGCGGCCAAGATCCTGAACGGCGCGCAGTACGACCCGGACGTCACCAGCAAGTTCCAGGTGCCGAACAAGGTCGCCGGCCTGTTCAACGACGTGGTCGACACGCCGCGCCTGACCGGCACCCGCCGCTACCTGTTCGCCGACCCGTCGGTCGCGCCCGTGATCGAGGTGGCGTTCCTGGACGGCCAGCAGGAGCCGTACCTGGAGACGAAGGAAGGCTTCCGGGTCGACGGCACCGAGTGGAAGATCCGCCTCGACTACGGCGTCGGCGCGATCGACACGGTGGGCGCGCTCACCAACGCCGGCGCGTAA
- a CDS encoding phage head-tail joining protein, with protein sequence MAIDTGDIDVLDRAIASGVLKVRYADGREVTYHSLDELIKARAFAAGRLAGAVPGGPPSRSRKLSFSKD encoded by the coding sequence ATGGCGATCGACACCGGGGACATCGACGTTCTGGACCGCGCCATCGCCTCGGGCGTGCTCAAGGTGCGCTACGCCGACGGCCGCGAGGTGACTTACCACTCGCTCGACGAACTCATCAAGGCCCGCGCGTTCGCCGCCGGCCGGCTGGCGGGCGCCGTCCCCGGCGGCCCGCCGAGCCGCTCCCGCAAACTCTCGTTCAGCAAGGATTAG
- a CDS encoding phage terminase large subunit family protein: MLASAAKSVRLAAATALRPPPRIELSEWSARHRVLPTEVTANAGRWSNDLFPFIVEIMDCLSPWHPAETVTFCKSAQVAGTESGLNWMFAIADMWPAPTLMVHPTIQAAQAWVREKLAPSLRATPAVRTRVVEQRSRDGASTTLFKSFPGGFWVITGSNSAADISSKSIRNVIKEEWDRWALDVDGQGDPDKLVDARQTSYHASGKAKSYRASTPTIVGVSRIWPAYLAGDRRRYRVPCPDCGEAQVLNFFPDANGRGGLIFERQAPFQARYACAHCGVLIEHHRKREMLAGGRWVAENPGPARQPSFHISALYSPVTTWDKMAEAFLESKDDPTKYKAFVNLWLGEAWEERGDAPEWQRLYARRGDYAQGSVPHGGLVLTGAADVQKDGIFYEVVAWGAGRVSWSIDVGFLPGDTADPDSAVWRALAALRERAYPDAYGNARRIDAFAVDSGYNSAAVYAWVRGRPDTFAVKGQDGWFHPPIGTPGKIDINYRGDKKRRGLAVWPVGTYGLKSELYANLRKAGREEGAGDFHPPGYCHFSEFHDERFFQQLTSEHVAEREHKGRIVKEWRATGPNHYHDCRVYNMAMADHLGLSRMTDGQWVELAKARSVPPEKIQADLFAPMGATPPAAEPARAEPEVDESTPTPRPPSRPWVPKYRGWGKRC; this comes from the coding sequence ATGCTGGCTAGCGCGGCGAAATCGGTCCGCCTCGCCGCCGCCACGGCCCTGCGGCCGCCGCCGCGCATCGAACTCAGTGAATGGTCCGCTCGCCATCGCGTCCTGCCGACCGAGGTCACCGCCAACGCCGGCCGCTGGAGCAACGACCTGTTCCCATTCATCGTGGAGATCATGGACTGCCTGAGCCCCTGGCACCCGGCCGAGACCGTGACCTTCTGCAAGTCCGCCCAGGTCGCCGGCACCGAGAGCGGCCTGAACTGGATGTTCGCGATCGCCGACATGTGGCCGGCCCCGACGCTGATGGTCCACCCGACGATCCAGGCCGCGCAGGCCTGGGTGCGCGAGAAACTGGCCCCGTCCCTGCGCGCCACCCCGGCCGTGCGGACGCGCGTCGTCGAGCAGCGGTCCCGCGACGGCGCGAGCACGACGCTCTTCAAGAGCTTCCCCGGCGGCTTCTGGGTGATCACCGGCTCGAACAGCGCGGCCGACATCAGCTCGAAGTCGATCCGCAACGTGATCAAGGAGGAATGGGACCGCTGGGCGCTCGACGTCGACGGCCAGGGCGACCCGGACAAGCTGGTCGACGCCCGCCAGACGAGCTACCACGCCAGCGGCAAGGCCAAGAGCTACCGCGCCAGCACCCCCACGATCGTCGGCGTCAGCCGGATCTGGCCCGCCTACCTGGCCGGCGACCGCCGCCGCTACCGCGTGCCCTGCCCGGACTGCGGCGAGGCGCAGGTCCTGAACTTCTTCCCCGACGCGAACGGCCGCGGCGGCCTGATCTTCGAGAGGCAGGCGCCGTTCCAGGCCCGCTACGCCTGCGCGCATTGCGGCGTGCTGATCGAGCACCACCGCAAGCGCGAGATGCTGGCCGGCGGCCGCTGGGTCGCCGAGAACCCCGGCCCGGCGCGCCAGCCCAGCTTCCACATCAGCGCCCTCTACAGCCCGGTCACCACCTGGGACAAGATGGCCGAGGCCTTCCTGGAATCGAAGGACGACCCGACCAAGTACAAGGCGTTCGTGAACCTCTGGCTGGGCGAGGCCTGGGAGGAGCGCGGCGACGCGCCCGAATGGCAGCGCCTCTACGCCCGCCGCGGCGACTACGCGCAAGGCTCCGTCCCGCACGGCGGCCTGGTCCTCACCGGGGCCGCCGACGTGCAGAAGGACGGGATCTTCTACGAGGTCGTCGCCTGGGGCGCGGGCAGGGTCAGCTGGTCGATCGACGTGGGCTTCCTGCCCGGCGACACCGCCGACCCGGATTCCGCCGTCTGGCGGGCGCTCGCCGCCTTGCGCGAGCGGGCCTACCCGGACGCCTACGGCAACGCCCGCCGCATCGACGCCTTCGCGGTGGACAGCGGCTACAACTCCGCCGCCGTCTACGCCTGGGTTCGCGGCCGCCCCGACACGTTCGCCGTGAAGGGCCAGGACGGCTGGTTCCACCCGCCGATCGGCACCCCCGGCAAGATCGATATCAACTATCGCGGCGACAAGAAGCGCCGCGGCCTGGCCGTCTGGCCCGTCGGCACCTACGGCCTGAAGTCCGAACTCTACGCCAACCTGCGCAAGGCGGGCCGCGAGGAAGGGGCCGGCGACTTCCACCCGCCGGGCTACTGCCACTTCTCGGAATTCCACGACGAGCGCTTCTTCCAGCAGCTGACCTCCGAGCACGTCGCCGAGCGCGAGCACAAGGGCCGGATCGTCAAGGAATGGCGCGCGACCGGCCCCAACCATTACCACGACTGCCGGGTCTACAACATGGCGATGGCCGACCACCTGGGCCTCTCGCGCATGACCGACGGCCAGTGGGTCGAGCTGGCGAAGGCCCGCTCCGTCCCGCCGGAGAAGATCCAGGCGGACCTGTTCGCCCCGATGGGCGCGACGCCGCCCGCGGCCGAGCCGGCCCGCGCCGAGCCCGAAGTCGACGAATCGACGCCCACGCCGCGCCCCCCGTCGCGGCCCTGGGTCCCGAAATACCGGGGCTGGGGCAAGAGGTGCTGA
- a CDS encoding DNA primase family protein has product MNEVLAKAEPPADDDELELRLARYPCTDLGNVSRLLARRGRDMMYVHGVGWYRWDGRRWIVDRKGFYAQLYAQETARAIAREVAAVLRTPEDEFGGEAGKKRLVKDLRAWNESSENSGKIKALVAEAAPYLHRTVDQLDAHPYLLNVRNGTLELGGGEVKMRRHKREDLITRLADVDYDPAASAWTFGAFLDAIMPEAAKQTFLQRYYGYSLTGDIREQKLLLAHGSGANGKSTLANALRAVYGDYAVTLPFESFAVNEHKRGGEATPDLAEIPGKRLIFLMEPENNVRLSPAMIKRYTVDEPLRARNLNEGFMEFRLQAKLSIAFNDLPIIPGHDDGTWRRPMLLGFDACIPPDRRDARLGEKLAAEASGILNWLLDGYRRWHEIGLSPPESVTRATQDYRLSNDNLAMFLAERVERCEGESVPAAELYAAYKKWCDSNGIAKPMTNTKFGTVLPQRGYAKRTSGSVRYVDLRIRPDPATIVNDYNDMDD; this is encoded by the coding sequence ATGAACGAAGTCCTTGCCAAGGCCGAGCCGCCGGCGGACGACGATGAGCTGGAATTGAGGCTGGCGCGCTACCCCTGCACGGACCTGGGCAACGTGAGCCGGCTGCTCGCGCGGCGGGGCCGGGACATGATGTACGTCCACGGCGTCGGCTGGTATCGCTGGGACGGCCGACGCTGGATCGTCGACCGAAAGGGATTTTACGCGCAGCTCTACGCGCAGGAGACCGCCCGCGCGATCGCCAGGGAGGTCGCGGCGGTGCTGCGCACGCCGGAGGATGAGTTCGGCGGCGAGGCCGGAAAAAAGCGACTCGTCAAGGACTTGCGGGCGTGGAACGAGTCCTCCGAGAACAGCGGCAAGATCAAGGCGCTGGTGGCGGAGGCCGCGCCGTACCTGCACCGGACGGTCGACCAGCTCGACGCCCATCCCTACCTCCTCAACGTCCGTAACGGCACGCTCGAACTGGGCGGCGGCGAGGTCAAGATGAGGCGGCACAAGCGGGAGGACCTGATCACCCGCCTGGCCGACGTCGACTACGACCCGGCCGCCTCGGCATGGACTTTCGGCGCGTTTTTGGACGCGATCATGCCCGAGGCGGCCAAGCAGACGTTTTTGCAGCGGTATTACGGCTACTCGCTGACCGGCGACATCCGCGAGCAGAAGCTGCTGCTGGCGCACGGGTCGGGCGCCAACGGCAAGAGCACGCTGGCCAACGCGCTCCGCGCGGTGTACGGCGACTACGCGGTGACGCTGCCTTTCGAGAGCTTCGCGGTCAACGAGCACAAGCGCGGCGGCGAGGCGACCCCCGACCTGGCGGAGATACCGGGCAAGCGGCTGATTTTCCTGATGGAACCGGAGAACAACGTCCGCCTCTCGCCGGCGATGATCAAGCGGTACACGGTCGACGAGCCCCTCCGCGCCCGAAACCTCAACGAAGGCTTCATGGAATTCCGCCTTCAGGCGAAATTGTCCATCGCATTCAACGACTTGCCGATCATACCCGGCCACGACGACGGCACCTGGCGCAGGCCCATGCTGCTGGGCTTCGACGCGTGCATCCCCCCCGATCGGCGGGACGCGCGGCTCGGGGAGAAGCTCGCGGCCGAGGCATCGGGAATCCTCAACTGGCTGCTCGACGGCTACCGACGATGGCACGAGATCGGGCTTTCGCCGCCGGAGAGCGTCACCCGCGCCACGCAGGACTACCGCCTCTCCAACGACAACCTGGCCATGTTCCTGGCCGAGCGGGTGGAGCGGTGCGAGGGGGAGAGCGTGCCGGCCGCAGAGCTGTACGCCGCCTACAAAAAGTGGTGCGACTCCAACGGCATAGCCAAGCCCATGACCAACACCAAATTCGGCACGGTCCTGCCGCAGCGGGGGTATGCCAAGCGCACAAGCGGATCGGTCAGGTACGTCGACCTGCGCATCAGGCCCGACCCGGCGACCATCGTCAACGATTACAATGACATGGACGACTGA